The DNA window TAGCCACCGATCATCAATACTCGTGAACATTTTTGTAATGGGAGGTTCACAAGGCGGCAATTCCTCAACGTCATCTCTGGAACAAGGCGTAAAGACATGAACAACCTCTGCACTTCCCACATTTACAACCTGCAAAAGATAAAAAGATTAAGAagcaaacaaaaataaaataaaaaaaacaaacagctacaaaaatctaAGGGCCTTAATCTACATCAATTACCAACAGACACTTCCGTGAATTATTATCGTCCCAATCACTTTTGGTTAGACAAAAGAACGCATCATCACATTTGACCAGACAAACCAATGTGATTATCTAAGCTTAgcatcatttttaaaaaaatcttaacGAGTTTCATCTATTGTTCAAAATATAGTTTTGGAAGTTACATAAAAAAAGGATAAACAAGCATGCCAAAATATGTGTTTAACAAATAACAAGCACATGATACAgtcaattatatttttttttaagaatgccaaaaaatGGGAAACAGCTGCCTAATGATTAACATCAACATTACATAAGGACAGGACAAGGCCGTTTAGCACCGAATCTCCAAAAAGACCAATGCACAATAGCACACTCAGATAATTACAGCTGGTGGCTACTGAGTCCCGATAAGTCAAAACGGGAAAGTCCTTTCAAAGGAACCATTTTGTTTTCCGAACTTAACATCCAAGTAGAACGTTTATTCCTGAAGGCAGTGACATTCTAACTTTTCTAAAAACATATACAATGCGCTTCACTAACAGCATACAATGATGTGCCACTTTTGAACATCCAAGATGCCATGGTATTATCTAATACATGGAAGACTAGCTACCTCAAATCAAGAAGGTGATATAGATGCCTCCAATTGTGGTATCAAGTGATAAACTTAATTTCATCATTGGCTGagtgaaataaattaaataatatatatcaaacaTCCATTCGGAACAACGTCCTCATGGGTCTGACAGACAGGAAAAAAGACAACATGAGAATATCACAGCAAGTAAGACCAAAAAACAGAAAGGAAACACTAACATATATCCTTCTATCTCGCCCAGATAATAACAAACGTGAAGAATCAGAACTAAAAATCATGCAATGGGCAAATGGTATTTTCAGAGGAAGCTGCCTTTTATTTACTGTCCACAATCTCCTGCCAGATTTACTTCTTCTCAATTCAAATAAATTAGGTTTCACATGGTCGGAGTAGGCAAATGATGTGCCTGATGAGGAAATTGTACTGCATGTGATCTTCCGAGAAGCTTTAGATTTAACTCTTGCCACTAAATCTGTATTTGCAAGCCCACCAGACGGTGCAGGGCTGATGTCGGAGACATAACCATTTTTCAAATGCACACAGTAAATGTCTAACCAGTGAGCAGCCTGGATCAAAAGCAACGACGTCTGATTGAAAACAGTTTTCATCACTAGCTGCATGGGCATTCTCTGTGGCGCAGGGCATATATCATGGGGAGAAAACTTGTCAAACTTCATAGCAGAGTATGCGAATAGTTTAGTGTCATCACCAGCTGAGATAAGCATGGGCACACCCAAATGGGCCCACTCATGATAACTGAAATCAAGGGGCTTTTCCTTGCCTCTTGGCCTTTTAACCTTCTCCtcaggaggtatatctgctgaTGAAACGAGATCCATTTGATTTGATAGATGCAGAATATAGAGGAAAAAGAAATGCGCATTCAACCACAAAGTCAAAAAAGTTGAAATTATCAAAATCACTCAAAGCACAAACCTACCATCATGGTTTATAGGTACTGCTACAGTCAACGCCTTTACATCATGTGTATGAGCCCTTACACCTCGAATATATGTCCATTTTTTTACAGTGTCGGAGTTTCCATCACAAGAACCAACAGCGCCATTGGAAACTTTATAAAGTATGACCTACAAAAAACAGCAGGTTCACATTCCAGCTTGGTTACAACATATCACAAAAAAAGGACACATAAAATATGTTTTGCGCATCATAAGGTGCCTCATAAAAATCACAGTTGGAATAGCTAAGATAATGAAGTAATTCAGAAGTATTGTTTCAGATTATCAAATATATACAACCATCTCTGAAGAACCAAAGATCTTGTGAGCACCTAAACCATCAGAGCAAAGAGAAAATGTGGTGGTCACCCATCAAAGAAACCCGGGTAAATAAAGTGATGGCAATTAATTTTATTCCAATCATAATTAACCACAATCAATCATACTAACCAGACTCAACCATGTAAATTCATTGTTAGTTTTTATGAAAAGAGCCATGATCTGGTGGCAAACAGCACTTCAACAATGACAGAGAATGATACAGTGGAAAGCTCACCGAGGCATGTGGCAAAAAATAACCAGACCAAAAAAATCAGATCAGAATGTACCTGACCATCTGAACCAGTAGAAAATACTCTGTTATGGTTAGGAGTTGCGGCTAAGGCATTTACGTCACCCTTATGATAAGTATGTGCCTGCAAAAGCGTCCCAAATTGACTGTCCCAGAATTGCACACTACCAGAACTATCCGCACTGACGATGGTTCCACATCTAAAACCAACAATATTATTGGAAAAATAATCTTACAGAAAGAACATTCAAATATTGAACATGCATAGGCAGAATGATGTACATGAATAGACATATACCTCAATGCAAGTAAAGACCATATGCAAAGATCACTTCCACTCCCAGGACCTCCAATTGCAACAGTTATTCTGTAAATCTCATGAGCCAGCTTAGCATCCCAACACCTTATGAATCTGATTAAAAAAGCAAATCTGAGAAACTGTACGAACTTTAATGCATTAAAGGCATTTTAAACTTCCATCTTTATGTAAATACAAATACCCACATGTGCTTTATCAACATAATACAACGTAAACAGTACCACATACCCATCACTACTCCCTGAATAAATCCTGCTGGCGTCAGGACTCCATGCCACACTTAATGTGCGTCCTGCAAGAAATGTGAAATAAAGTAAGGCTGTCAGGTTTTTGCACCAAAAACAAGGATAAAAAATAGATAATAACAAAATAGGGAAGCTGTCTCACCACTGACCCTAGGCAGTGTCCTGTTGTAAGTAAGTTTCTCTGCACCTGAAACACTATAAACTCGCACACAGCCATCATCACAAGCAGCTGCTAGAAGGGTATTCTTAGCATCACTATCCTCGTGATGCTCAATAGCATCCTCGTCGTCATTGTCATCTTCACTTTCAACACTCTCCTCTTCATCGAGGCAACTATTGATTGAACTAGTATGACCATTTTCACGAGGATTGATTTCCTGGTTGACGCCGAATAGCAGATCATAGCATGGTTCGGCAGCAATTTGCCATATCGAGATCCCAATTGAATCCAAAACCATCTGTAGTCAAGCACAGAACGACACATAGACAGTCAATAGCATATTCAAAGTTTGAAATACATGaacttgataaaaaaaaatccataaaaatgTTGGGGATGGTGTTAAAATAATTTATCGAGTTCCAAAAAATAATTTCAGATGTATTTGCATCAACAAGATTCCAGTTTTGCACTATTTTACATGCAAATGCGTTCGACCAATGAATTCGCAGCTTAAAAAGGCTACGGCAGAACGAGTTAATTCTAGCTACCCTCTCCAACTCCGACTACTGACGTAAATTTCTCATTCACGTTTAGTTCTTCAGATCATTAATGGCTGAAAATTTTCCATTCCCTCCATTCACGTACGTTGAAATGATGTACACACGGAAATGTATTTAACACATCATTTAATTTCCATGTGTAAGGTTCACCTTTTGTCTTAAATCAAACAGATCCCATTCGGAAATAGAACCATC is part of the Primulina tabacum isolate GXHZ01 chromosome 18, ASM2559414v2, whole genome shotgun sequence genome and encodes:
- the LOC142532674 gene encoding WD repeat-containing protein PCN-like isoform X1, with the translated sequence MLKVHRSSSVEWNPSPVVALATSADGSQVAAARADSSLEIWLVSPGSVGWHCQLTIHGDPNSRVSSLVWCRSEPTGASLGRLFSSSIDGSISEWDLFDLRQKMVLDSIGISIWQIAAEPCYDLLFGVNQEINPRENGHTSSINSCLDEEESVESEDDNDDEDAIEHHEDSDAKNTLLAAACDDGCVRVYSVSGAEKLTYNRTLPRVSGRTLSVAWSPDASRIYSGSSDGFIRCWDAKLAHEIYRITVAIGGPGSGSDLCIWSLLALRCGTIVSADSSGSVQFWDSQFGTLLQAHTYHKGDVNALAATPNHNRVFSTGSDGQVILYKVSNGAVGSCDGNSDTVKKWTYIRGVRAHTHDVKALTVAVPINHDADIPPEEKVKRPRGKEKPLDFSYHEWAHLGVPMLISAGDDTKLFAYSAMKFDKFSPHDICPAPQRMPMQLVMKTVFNQTSLLLIQAAHWLDIYCVHLKNGYVSDISPAPSGGLANTDLVARVKSKASRKITCSTISSSGTSFAYSDHVKPNLFELRRSKSGRRLWTVNKRQLPLKIPFAHCMIFSSDSSRLLLSGRDRRIYVVNVGSAEVVHVFTPCSRDDVEELPPCEPPITKMFTSIDDRWLAAINCFGDLYIFNLETLRQHWFLSRLDGASVTAGGFPPQNSNILIISTSSNQVYALDVESKQLGGWSIRHTFSLPRRYQEFPGEVIGLSFPPSSSSSVIVYSPRAMCLIDFGLPVDRDDDVEFANDQGLTRKLHSNGVLKHKRKKVHELETKHGGRKNFEFCAFRDPVLFVEHISKNSLLVIDKPWIQVVKTFDAQPVHRHIFGT
- the LOC142532674 gene encoding WD repeat-containing protein PCN-like isoform X2, which translates into the protein MLKVHRSSSVEWNPSPVVALATSADGSQVAAARADSSLEIWLVSPGSVGWHCQLTIHGDPNSRVSSLVWCRSEPTGASLGRLFSSSIDGSISEWDLFDLRQKMVLDSIGISIWQIAAEPCYDLLFGVNQEINPRENGHTSSINSCLDEEESVESEDDNDDEDAIEHHEDSDAKNTLLAAACDDGCVRVYSVSGAEKLTYNRTLPRVSGRTLSVAWSPDASRIYSGSSDGFIRCWDAKLAHEIYRITVAIGGPGSGSDLCIWSLLALRCGTIVSADSSGSVQFWDSQFGTLLQAHTYHKGDVNALAATPNHNRVFSTGSDGQVILYKVSNGAVGSCDGNSDTVKKWTYIRGVRAHTHDVKALTVAVPINHDDIPPEEKVKRPRGKEKPLDFSYHEWAHLGVPMLISAGDDTKLFAYSAMKFDKFSPHDICPAPQRMPMQLVMKTVFNQTSLLLIQAAHWLDIYCVHLKNGYVSDISPAPSGGLANTDLVARVKSKASRKITCSTISSSGTSFAYSDHVKPNLFELRRSKSGRRLWTVNKRQLPLKIPFAHCMIFSSDSSRLLLSGRDRRIYVVNVGSAEVVHVFTPCSRDDVEELPPCEPPITKMFTSIDDRWLAAINCFGDLYIFNLETLRQHWFLSRLDGASVTAGGFPPQNSNILIISTSSNQVYALDVESKQLGGWSIRHTFSLPRRYQEFPGEVIGLSFPPSSSSSVIVYSPRAMCLIDFGLPVDRDDDVEFANDQGLTRKLHSNGVLKHKRKKVHELETKHGGRKNFEFCAFRDPVLFVEHISKNSLLVIDKPWIQVVKTFDAQPVHRHIFGT